The Lysinibacillus irui sequence GATATTTTTCGATTTTGATTACTTCCGCGCCCATATCTGCTAGGACCATTGTGCAATAAGGACCAGCTAATACTTGGGATAAATCAACAACTCTTATTCCCTTTAATGCCTGTTTCATTTATCTTCAGTCCCATCAATTTTGACTAATGTGATGTTACGTAACCCCTTGACTGAGGTCACACCAGCTAACGCGATGGAAACCTTTAGCTCATCATAAAGATTGGTCATCACTTTCTCGACACCTTGTTGTCCATTAAGAGCTAGTCCATAAACAAATGGACGTCCAATCGCAACAGCATCTGCACCTAAAGCAAGTGCTTTTAGTGCGTCCATACCACGGTACACACCGCTATCTAAAATAATCGGAATTTGTCCATTTACTGTCTCCACAATAGCAGGAAGGGCATCCAGAGAACCGATCACACCATCTAGTTGACGACCACCATGGTTGGAAACAATGATGCCATCGATGCCATTGTCGATTGCTAACCTTGCATCTTCAGCATGTAAAATTCCTTTCAATAATATTGGAAGATTAGTGCGTCGCTTTAACTCTCGAACATGTTCCCAATTGAGTGTGGGGTGGAAGACATTTTGCAGAACCCCCTGTACATAGGACTCAAATGAATCATCAGGCAATGAGGCAGTAAAAACAGGATCATTCATATAATTTCCTTTTGCATAGCCTAGCTTTAGTGGTGAAAATTGGTTGCGCACATCTTCTTCTCGCCAGCCAAGCATTACCGTATCAATCGTTAAAACGATTGCTTCAAATCCAGCTGCCTCTGCTCGTGCAGCCATACTATACGCAATTGCCTCATTTGTAGACCAATACAATTGGAACCATTTTGTTGCTGTTGGAGCAGCTTCGGCAACTTCCTCAAGCGCATAAGTGGAAACTGTACTTTGAATATATGGAATATTTAAATGTTGGGCAGCACGGACAACGGCAAGCTCTCCCTCATCGTGAACCATACCATTCATGCCAACTGGAGCAAAAAGCAATGGAGTTGGATAGGTTTTACCAAACAAATGAATCGACGTATCAACATTAGAGACATCATTTAAAAAGCGGGGTACAATGGAGTATTTTTTAAACGCTGCACGATTGTTGTGTAAAGTTTGTTCACCCCCAGCACCTGAACGTATATAGCCGAAGGGTCCAGCTGCTATTTTTTCTGCAACAGCCTTTTCTAGGTCAGCAAAGCAAATGGGAAAGGGGGCTTGTGCAGTAATATTCTTTAACAGTAGATCGCCATCAGTCGTGTTTGTCATCGTAACTACCTCACTTATTTATTGAAAATAGGCTTTCTTTTGTGTAAAAAGGCTTGAATGCCTTCGTTATAATCGTCTGAACTAAATGAATTAAGAACGGTTTGGGCCAGTTCTTCGTTCTCTTCGTTTTCACCATCTACAATCGCCTGAATGATTTTTTTAATGCCTGCATTTGCAACGGATGATTTACTTAATAGATGCTCTGCAAAATGCAATGTGGCATTTTCAATATCCTCTGGCTCATGTAAGGCTGTGATTAAACCAATGCTTTTTCCTTCTTCCGCTGTAAATATGTTGGCTGTATATAAAATTTCCTTTGCCTTGGCGACACCCACAATATTGATTAAGCGTTTAGTGCTTTCAAGATTATAGACAATACCAATATTGGCTGCCGTAATACCAAGCTTACTATTCGGTGTGGCCAATCTAAAATCACATGCGTTTGCTAACTCTAAGCCACCGCCAATCGCTAAGCCCTGAATCATTGCAATGGTAGGGTGCGGAAATTTATAAAGGGCATCAATGGCTTTTAAAGCTATATCGTTATAGGCTTTGGCATTGTCAGCAGCATAACGAATATCTAAAAACTCACTAATATCTGCACCTGATGAAAAGGCAACTTCATTGATACCGCGAACAATTAATAGCTTAATAGAAGGATCTGTACGTAACTGCTCAAGCTGGTCTACTATGGCCTTAAACATCGCCCTCGATAAAGAATTACGTTTATCAGGGCGATTTAACACTAACGTTGCGATATAGCCGTTTTTTTCTACGTAAATTTCAGTTGTCATCGTCATTCTCCTAGTCTTTCTTTAATTTCGCAGCAAAGCGGTTGCCGATGGATTGTATGCTTTGAACAAGGATGATTAAGATAAAGACAGTGGCATACATAACATCAACCTCATAGCGTAAATGACCATAACGGTAGGCAAGGTCACCTAATCCCCCTGCCCCCACCATTCCAGCCATTGCCGTAGCGCCAATTAAGCCAATTGTGGCAATCGTTAAGCCTAAAATAATCGATGGGCGTGCTTCACGTAATAGGACATGCCAAATAATATGGCGACGTTTTATGCCCATTGCTGTATAAGCTTCTACCACACCTGAATCCACCTCTAAAAGAGCAGATTCCATTAAGCGTGCAATATAAGGAGCTGTATAAACAACTAGTGGGACTATAACACCTTTAACACCAATCGTTGTACCAACAATTAATTTGGTAAATGGTAAGATGAAGAATAATAAAATGATAAATGGAACAGAACGAATAATATTGATGATGAGATTAAAAAGCTGATAGATAATTTTATTTTCAAAGGATTGACCTGGTCGTGTTAAAACGATTAATAGCCCTAAGGGAATACCAATTAGAATGGAGAAGAGTAGCGAAATTCCGACCATTTGGAATGTTTCGATAATTGATTTTCCAATGACATCTGACCAATCTGAAAAGAAGCTTTGAATACTACTCATTGAATTCGCCTCCTAATTCTTCTACCGCAACACCATTTTCTGTAAAATAGGTTAGGGCCTTTTGGACGATATGGGTTTCTCCATGTAAATGCACCACGATATTCCCAACAATGCCGTTTTTTAATTCAATAATATTAGCTGTTAAAATATTCGGTTGCACATCGTACACCTTCGTGACTTCTGCTAGTAATGGCTTACCCGTACTATCACCAAGGAATGTTAAACGAATGACACTTCCAGAAACGTTTAACTGCTCAATGAGTGAAGGGGATAAATTACGCTGAGAAATTGTATTTAAAAACTTTCTAGTAGTAAGGTGCTTCGGTTTTGCAAAAAGCTCAATAGCAGTACCAAACTCCACGACCTTACCTGATTCGAGAACAGATACCTCATCACATATTTTCTGAATGACATTCATTTCATGTGTGATGAGTAGGATCGTAATGCCTAACTCGCGGTTAATTTTTAACAACAATTCAAGGATGGCCTCGGTCGTTTCAGGATCGAGTGCACTTGTTGCCTCGTCACTAAGTAAAATCTCTGGCTCTTGTGCTAAGGCACGTGCAATAGCAACTCGTTGCTTTTGCCCACCAGAAAGTTGATTAGGATAGCTATCCAGTTTCTCTGTTAATCCTACAATTTCGGCGTATTTTGCTACACGGTTTTTTACTTCCTTGTCGTTATAGCCTAGTAGTTTTAAAGGCACAGCAATATTGTTGTAAACTGTTGCAGTTTTTAATAGATTAAAATGTTGGAAAATCATTCCTATTTTTTGTCGTGTTTGACGTAATTCATTTAGCGAAAGGGCTGTAATGTCCACATTGTCTATCAGTACTTTTCCCGAAGTAGGACGTTCCAGTAAATTGACACATCGAATAAGTGTACTTTTACCAGCACCACTATAGCCGATAACCCCATGAATTTGTCCCTTTTTCACATGAAGATTGATTCCATCCACAGCTTTAATGATCCCTTTTTTCGTCTTAAATTCTTTCGATATATTTTGTAATTGAATCATACGATATTGCTCCTTTCTCGTCCTTCTAAAAGTGAGAATCTGCTCGTTTTCTCATGAGGAATACAGCAGATTCTTCTGCTAATAGAAGCATATTACCAGCTAGGAATCACAGAACCTTTGAATTCTTCTTCAATGAATTGACGTACTTCCTCAGATTGGTAAGCCTCAACAAACTTTTTAATGGTTGGGTCGTTTTCATTTTCAGCACGTACTACAATGTAATTCACGTATGGTGAGTCAGTAGATTCTAATAGAATAGAGTCTTCTTTAGGATTAATGCCGGCTTCTAGTGCGAAGTTTGTATTAATGGCTGCTACATCTACTTCACTAAGCTGTTTAGGAATTTGAGCCGCCTCTAGTTCAATGAACTGTAAATTCTTTTTATTTTCTTCAACGTCACGGATAGAGGCTGTTAAGTCTGCACCATCCTTTAGCTTAATATAGCCAGCTTCTTGTAAAACAAAGAGGGCACGGGCCCCATTTGTTGGGTCGTTCGGTAAGCCAAATGTGGCACCATCAGGAATATCATCAAATGATTTATATTTTTCAGAGTAAATACCCATTGGATTTAAAATAGTTTTGCCTACTGGTACTAAATCTGTATCGTGATCTTTATTAAATGTGTCCAAGAAAGGCTCATGTTGGTAGCTGTTTGCATCGAGATCGCCTTCAGCTAACGATGTATTTGGTAAAACATAATCAGAAAACGACTTTAGCTCAACTTCTAAGCCTTTTTCTTTTGCTACTTTAGCTGCTACTTCTGCAATTTGCTCGTGTGGGCCAGAAGTGACACCAACGACGATTTTATTTTCATCGATTGCCTCAGCTTGACCTTTACTATCTTCTTTAGAGCCACAACCGGCTAGAGCTGCTACTAATGTAAGACTTGCTAAACCTACTAAAAATTTATTTTTCTTTTTCATGAAAATGACCTCCAAAATGTTTTTATCGGTTTTTTGAAAATAAAAAAACTCTCTTACAAACTAAGAGAGGCTCATGAAAAAGATGTCCTCTCTTATCTATCAAACGAAATTCGTTTGCAGGATTTAGCACCTTCCTTTTAAAAAGGAGGTTGCCGAGCTTCATAGGGCCAGTCCCTCAGCTACTCTTGATAAGAGATTTATAATATTTTTTTGTAATTCCGATAGAACTAATATAATTTATGGGGTATAGTAAGTCAATAAATATTTTTAAAATTTTTTATATTATTATAATTTTTTGTTATGAAAGAGGGAGAACAATGTCTGTAAGAGTAAATTATGGAATTGGTTCATTTGGCAAGGTTATTAGTGCTCGTATTCTAATGGGAACAGACATCATGGAAGGAATTGAGGCGCTCTGTGAGGAGAATCATATAGAGTCTGCTACAATTGTAAGTTGTATTGGGAGCTTCCAAAAAAGTAGCTTTGTTTATTTAGTACCTGATGAAACATCGCACATTAAAGTCCGTTTTAGTGAAGTCATTGAAAAAGAGGGACCACTCGAATTTATTCAAGGATCTGGTGTTGTCTGTAAACGAGATGGAGGATATGAAACACATTTCCATGGTTCGATGAGTGATCAATGGGGTGTAGTATCAGGGGGACACTTTCTGAAAGGTAGAAATCCCGTTATTACAGCGGACATTGTACTGGCTGAGATTCAAGGCGTTCAGCATATTCGTAGATTGGATGAAGAAACAGGACATATACAATTTTATCCGCTAGAGCAAGGTTTAGAGCTACCAAGAAAAATCGAAAAATAGCATGCCCTGTAGAGAATGTATGCTACAGGACATAGTAGTATTAAGCGGTAAATAATTGTAATTGTTCAATTCTGTGAATGGCTTCACGTAAGCGTTCCTCGCTGACAAGTAAGCCAACACGTATATACCCTTCGCCATATTGACCGAAGCCATTGCCTGCGGCTACTGCAATATCAGCTTTTTCTAGCAATAAATCAGCAAATTGTTCACTAGTGTAGCCTACAGGTACAGGAAGCCAAGCAAAAAAGGAGCCCTTCGGAGCCGTAACTTGCCAGCCAATTCTTTGAGCTTCTTCAATTAATACATTTCGACGACGTTCATAAGTAGCCCTTAGTTCATCTGCACATTCTTGAGAGGCTGTTAGTGCCACTGCTGCTGCTTGCTGAATTGCAGGGAATTGACTACAAAACAAATGATCTTGAACGAGATTAATAGCCGCAATAATATCGGCGTTACCAACGGCGAAGCCTATACGCCAGCCAGCCATATTAAAGGTTTTCGATAGTGTATACATTTCAATACCAATGTCTTTTGCACCCTCTGCCTGTAGGAAGCTAATAGGTTTATTGCCATCAAATCCTATTGCCCCATAAGCAAAATCATGTGATACGATAATATTATGTTCCTTGGCAAAGCGAACAGTCTCTTCGAAAAATGCCAGTGTTGCTGTACCACCTGTAGGGTTATTCGGGTAATTTAAATAAAGTAGCTTGGCTTTTTCTTTCACTTCATTAGGTAATGCATGATAATCAGGTAAGAAATTATTTTCAGCAAAAAGTGGCATAACCTCAAAATTTACATCACCTAATACTACACCTGATAAGTAGTCTGGATAGCCTGGGTCCGGTAATAGCATGGTATCACCAGGGTTTAATACGGCTAGAGGTAGCTCAACAAGACCTATTTTTGTTCCGCCAAGAATTGCTACCTCCGTGTCGGGATTTATATCAACATTATATTCCCGTTTGTAAAAATTGGCAGCTGCCTGGCGTAATTCGGCGATACCACGAAACGGCGAATATTTGTGATTTTGAGGATTGTCTGCTGCTTCCTGTAAAGCTTGAATGATGTGAGGTGGCGTCGGTTGGTCGGGATTACCTTGCCCGAGATTGATGACATCACGTCCCTCCTCTAGGGCACTGTTTACTTTTTGGACGAGTGCCGCAAAAAATTGGGGAGGTAGTTGCTGTAGTTTTTTAGAGAATTCCATGCATGATCACCTTTTTCAGAATATAATAATTATTAATGAAGAATATGAAGCAAATAGTATTACTTTTTCTGTTAATTGTCTAGAGGAGGAATAGATATGAAAATAGGTTGTATTCAATTAAACGTTGGCTTTGGCAAAGTAGAAGAAAATTTTGCACGAGCAGAAAACAAGATTCGAGAAGCGGCAGAACAAGGTGCAGAAATCATTGTGCTACCTGAAATGTGGAATACAGGCTATGCACTAGAGAAATTGCCTGACTTAGCAGATGTCAATGGTGAGCGAACGAAAGCCTTTTTGGCACACTTAGCGAAGGAACTTGGTGTACATATTGTAGGTGGTTCCGTATCAATAAAAAAAGGCGATAAATTTTATAATACGATGTATACATTTGATTGCCATGGAGAGCTTGTAGGGGAATATAGTAAGGCCCATCTTTTCCGTTTAATGGACGAGCATCTTTATTTAGAAGCAGGGGATGAAATGAATCGTTTTGCTTTAGGAGATATTGAGGCTGCTGGTGTCATTTGCTATGATATTCGTTTCCCTGAATGGTTACGTGCCCACGCCTTACAAGGAGCAAAGGTATTATTTGTACCAGCACAGTGGCCGACACCAAGGATTGATCATTGGAAAACGCTACTACAGGCTCGTGCGATTGAGAACCAATGTTTTGTCATCGCAGTTAATCGTATTTCAAAAAAGGTAGAAAACTTTAATGGGCAATCTATGATTATTCAGCCTTGGGGTGAAGTACTTTGGATTGGTGCTGAAGATGAAGAAGTAGCGGTCATTGATGTAGACTTTTCTATTGTCGATGAAGTACGCGGAAGAATCCCAGTTTATGACGATCGTAGACCTGGACTATATCAGGATGTTGTTGTGAAAGGGTAGTGAAGAGGCACGCTCAAAAGGGAAGACAACCTGCTGAGCGTGCCTACTTTTTTAGACCTTATCCTCAATTAATGAATTTGCCAATAGCATAAACTCAAGTGTGATGCGGTTATGTCCTTTCATAAAATTTTTACCTAATAAACCTTCAAGCTTTTTTAATCGGTGATAGAGGGTTTGACGAACAATAAACAACTGATTGGCTGTTTGTTGTTTGGAGCCATTTGTTTGTAAATACACCTGTAATGTTTCGAGTAGCTTACTATTATATTTTTTATCGTACTCAATCACTGGCTGAAGATAGTCGTAAATTACTTCCTGTAAATTCACCTGCATTTGTAGCTTATAAATTAAATGATATAAATGCAGATCATCATAAAAAAAGGAGGAAGTTTGTACTTTACGGCAAATATATAAGGTTTCTATGGCTGTTTGATAGCTTTTCGGAATTTCCTCTACGTTACAAATGACTCTCCCAACGGCTACTTGAAAGCCTTGTGTCTGTTGCTTCTTATAAAAATCAGTTTTAGGAAGTGTAGAAAAGATGTTATTTAATATGTCACGAGTTGCTTTGCTGTCTTTTGTATGAAGTAAAATAAAAATAACATAGCTCTTTCTTTCAAATAAAAATGGGATGAAGCCATGCTGTTCAAAGAGATTTCGATAATAGAGTTTACTATAGACGATATCTTCCTGTGCTTTCGGCAATGTATGGGGAGAGGCTAAAATAAAAACAGTTCCACTAGATTGTTGATAGCTTGAGTAATGTGTATCAATAAATTTAAAGATTTCCTCCTTAGAAAGTTTTTGATCAATCCAATCTGCTAAAATGGTTGCATCCTCTATATTCTTCTTTTCCTCGATATAGAATTCCCGCATTAATAGTTGCGCTAATGCCGTTGCTGTACGATCTAATATTAATAATTCAAATTCTGAGAATAGCCCATCTTCTCGATAGAGTGTTAGGTCTGCATAATGTTCATCAAAGATGAAAATAGGCTCATGTTTAAATTGTGGTGCAGATTTGTGCAATGTTTCTAATTGCTGCCGTTTTTTGTGTCCCATATTAGGATAAAAGATAGGCTCTCGCTCTTTAATAGCAAACATGATTTGTGTCTTTAATTCGTTATACATATTTTGCAAAATATCGTCTGTGTTCTGTCCTAAGACTGCATTTTTGTTCAATGCCTGTGAGTAAGATTCTAGCGAAGAAATGAGTAAATATTGCTTATTGATAATTTGGCTATGTAAATCCTGTGTAATGCGAACAAAAGGAACTGCCTCATGAAAAACAATAATGGGAAACTGATGATAGTTAGCAAGTGCTATGATTGCTTCAGGAACTGTTTGAATATAGGAGCCATACTCAATACAGAGAGCGGCACATTTTTTTTGAATAAGGGCTTCTACAAATGCCGCAAAATCCTCAATGCTATGCTGTAGACTAATTCCTGTTGTTAATACTAGTTCTTCACCGACCAAAAAATCATCAACTTGCACGATTTCAAGAACATGTACCCATTTGACAATCCTTGATAATCCCTCGTAACCTGCTACAACCTCTGCCTTTTGAAAATATTTATTTTCCAAAACATCTAGTACTTTTAGTTGAAATGGACTCAATTTAGCTCCTCCTTTTGACATGATTAAATTAAAATGATTTTCTATAAATTCTGTTTAATGTTGTGTATTTTCTTATAAAATAGCAATTATTTTATTTTAAGAATATTTAGTCTATTTTACATTATGTTTAAAACATATGTATAGAATTTTACAGTTTGTCTATTACTTCAACGTTATGAAACATGTAAGATTTTTGTAAGCGATCAAGTAATCTAATAAAAGAGGTGACAGATATGGAGCAACAAACGCATTTACAAAGAGGGTTAAAAAAGCGGCATATGACGATGATTGCTATTGCCGGAGTAATCGGTGCAGGACTATTTATGGGAAGTGGCTCGGTTATTAATTTAGCTGGTCCTGGGGCAATTTTATCGTATATATTCGCAGGAATTATCGTTGTGTTAGTTATGCGTATGCTGGGTGAGATGGCGGCTGTCAATCCAACGAGTGGGTCGTTTGCACACTATGCACATGAAGCCATTGGTCCATGGGCAGGCTTTATGATTGGTTGGCTGTACTGGTTTTTCTGGGTTATTGCCATTGCATTAGAGGCAACAGCAGCGGCAGCAATTATTCAGTATTGGTATGATGGGATTCCTTTATGGCTATTAAGTCTGTTGTTAACCGTAGCACTTACTTTAACAAATGTTGTTTCTGTCAAAGCCTTTGGTGAATTTGAGTATTGGTTCTCTCTTATTAAGGTTGCAAGTATAGTAGTGTTCCTCGGTCTTGGAGCATTTATTATTTTTGGCATTGCACCAAACTTTAATGCAGTAGGCATGACCAATTTAGTAGGGCAAGGTGGTTTTTTACCAAATGGTTTTGGTGCTGTGTTAATGGGTGTTGTTATCGTCATTTTTTCTTTCATGGGAACAGAGATCGTGGCTATCGCTGCTGGGGAATCAGATGAACCTTTAGCGGCCGTAACGAAAGCAACCAATTCCATTACTTGGCGTATTTTAATTTTCTATGTCGGCTCTATAGCGGTTGTTGTGACACTTTTACCTTGGCATTCTTCAGATATTTTAACAAGTCCTTATGTAGCGGTTCTCGATTATATTGGGATTCCTGCTGCCGCACAAATCATGAATTTTGTTGTTTTAACAGCTGTGTTATCATGCTTAAATTCAGCGCTTTATGCAACTTCACGAATGGTATTTTCTCTAGCGGAGAAAGGGGAGGCCCCAAAAGCATTTTTAAAATTAAATAAAAAAGGTGCTCCTGTAAATGCCATTTTAGCAGCAACATTTTTCTCTTATATTGCAGTTATTATGAATTATGTTTCTCCAGATAAAGTTTTTATGTTTTTACTAAGTTCTTGTAGTGCTATAACGCTCATTCTTTATTTAATCATTGCCTTTTCACAATTAAAAATGCGACGGAAGATTGAACAGGAAAACCCGGAGCTATTAAAGGTGAAAATGTGGTTATTCCCTTATTTAACGTATTTCACAATACTAGCAACAACAGCTTTATTAATTGCGATGTTCTTTATAGAGTCTATGCGCTCGCAAATTTTATTCACATGTGTTGTCGTTGCAGTTGTGATGATTTTCTATATGCTTACGCAAAAGAAAAAGACAGTTAAACAAGCCGATGAATCAAGCTCTATTTTCAGCAAGGAAGAGTTTGATTTTGAACAATAATACGATGAAGGAGTGGTCTCATTATGACAGTTCAGCAAGAAATGAAAACGCTAACACATTTTATTAAAGGTGAAGAGGTAGCCGGTACAAGTGGTCGATTCACAGAAGTGTATAACCCATCCACAGGTGAGGTCATTGCAAGAGTACCTCTTGCTTCAAAAGATGAAGTAAAGCATGCTATTCAGCTTGCAAAAGAGGCCTTCCCAGCATGGAAAAAGACATCAATAGGTAAACGAGTAGAAGTGCTACATCGTTTCCGTCAATTGTTAGTAGAAAGACAGGATAAGCTAATCAATATGATTTGTCAGGAAAGTGGTAAAACAAGGGAAGATGCAAAAGGTGAGATTGTTCGTGGTATTGAATCAGTTGATATGGCAATCAGTGCACCCCAAATGCTAAAAGGGGAGTATTCCGTCAATGTAGGTGGAAATATTAATGCTTTTTCTGCCAAATCGCCACTCGGCGTAGTAGCAACCATTGCACCATTTAATTTCCCTGTTATGGTACCACTTGCTATTACAAGTATGGCAGTTGCTGTAGGGAATGCCGTTATATTAAAGCCGTCTGAGCGCGTTCCTATTTCTGCCTTATATTTAAGCCAATTATGGAAAGAGGCAGGACTTCCAGATGGTATTTGGACAGTGGTTAATGGAGATAAAGAGGCAGTCGATGAACTATTAGAAAACAAAGAGATTCAAGCAATTTCATTTGTTGGGTCAACGCCTGTTGCTGAATATATCTATCAAACTGGAACAAAACACAATAAACGAGTTGCAGCATTTGGCGGTGGAAAGAATTTCATGATTGTTATGCCAGATGCCAACTTAGAACAAACAGCCAATGCCTTTTTAGGAGCCGCATATGGTGCAGCCTCTCAGCGCTGTATGGCTATTTCAGGTGCACTTGTTGTAGGTAAGGATACGGAACAACGTTTTACAGAAATATTGAAACATAAAATATCTCAACTTAAGGTAGGGCCATATACAGAGCAAGATGTCGACTTTGGCCCAGTCATTACTAAACAATCGAAGGAAACAATTATACGTTATATCGATGGGGCAGTCACTGAAGGAGCAAATCTTGTCATCGACGGTAGACATCCAAAAGTATGCGAAACGTCTAATGGTTTTTATCTTGGTCCAACACTACTGAACAATGTGACACCAGAAATGACGATCTTTAAAGAAGAGGTTTTTGGACCAGCGCGTATTGTAGTAGGTGTAGATACATTACAAGAAGCGATTGATCTCATAAATGACCATGAACTTGGTAATGGTGTAACCATGTTTACAAGCAGTGGAGCAGCAGCACGTAGATTCCAAGAAGAAATAGAAGTTGGCATGGTAGGGGTTAATGTACCAATACCAATTCCTGTTGGCTATCACAACTTTGGGGGATGGAAACGCTCTAAATTTGGTGAGGGGCATATGTTTGGACCAGATCAAGCGAGATTCTTTACAAAAGCAAAAACCATTTCTGAACGCTGGCCAGATGAAACTGAGGATACAACAAGTTCCTTTGCATTCCCAAGCAATAACGACGCGAAAAGCTAATGCAGTGAAAATAATAAGGAGGGGTGTTTGGCTATGACGCAGACAAATCTTAAAAGTGATGTATTAACAAAGGATGAGCAATATGTATGGCATTCAATGAAACCGTACAATCCACAAGCCACATATGTAGTGGAGAAATCTGATGGTGCCAGAATTATTGATACAGATGGTGTGGAATATATTGATGCGATGGCTGGGCTATGGTGTGTCAATGTTGGCTATGGACGTAAAGAATTAGCCGATGCTGCACATGAGCAAATGATGAAAAATGCGTATGCTCCCTTATCCCAGGGGCATTTGCCAGCAGTCGAACTAGCCGAAAAGCTAAATGACATGCTTGGTGGAGATTACGTAATTTTCTTCTCTAATAGCGGTTCAGAGGCGAATGAAACAGCTTTTAAAATAGCTCGACAATACCACCAGCAAAAGGGACAAAGCTCTCGCTATAAAATTGTCTCTCGCTACCGTGCTTATCATGGGAACTCATTCGGTGCATTAGCGGCAACAGGGCAGGCGGAGCGCAAATATAAATATGAGCCACTATCACCTGGGTTTATCCATGTTGCACCACCTGATCAATATCGCGAGTATGAAAGTGATACTATTGCCCCGTTAGATTTAGCGAGTGTAAAGGCTGTAGACAAAACGATGACATGGGAGCTAGGCGATACCATTGCCGCCATGATCTTAGAGCCCATTATTACAGGTGGCGGTGTTATTATGCCACCGGAAAACTATTTAAAAGGCATTGAGGCAGTATGTAAAAAACACGGTGCTTTAATGATTGTCGATGAAGTTATTTGTGGCTTCGGTCGTACAGGGAAGCCTTTTGGATTTATGAATTATGGAGTAAAGCCAGATATTATTACGATGGCTAAAGGAATTACAAGTGCCTACTTACCACTATCTGCTACTGCGGTAAAACGCGAAATTTATGAGGCGTTTACAGGTTCTGATGCATACGGCTATTTCCGCCATGTGAATACATTTGGCGGCTCCCCAGTGGCATGTGCAGTAGCATTGAAGAATATTGAAATTCTTGAACAAGAAGCATTGTTCGAGCGATCCAAAGAAGTGGGCGCTGCCACATTACAATCTTTACAACAAGAATTGCAGCATCATTCAAATGTTGGAGATGTGCGAGGAAAAGGCTTATTGATTGGGATTGAATTAGTTGTAGATAAAGTCTCGAAAGATCCTTTACCGGTGGAAAAGGTGAATACTGTCATTGCGAAATGTAAAGAGCAAGGGGTCATCATTGGGAAAAATGGGGCAACCGTTGCAGGGTTTAATAATGTTTTAACATTATCTCCACCACTTAATATTTCAAAAGAAGATCTGGAACGCATACTTGAGGTTGTTGTGGATAGTATAAATCAGCTGTAAATAATTGCTGTCTCTTAAGTTAAGTTTAAGAGACAGCTTTTGTATTTTAAAGCATGACAAAGGCGAGACGGATAATCAATACAGATAGAATTACGCCTGTTATT is a genomic window containing:
- a CDS encoding alpha-hydroxy acid oxidase, whose translation is MTNTTDGDLLLKNITAQAPFPICFADLEKAVAEKIAAGPFGYIRSGAGGEQTLHNNRAAFKKYSIVPRFLNDVSNVDTSIHLFGKTYPTPLLFAPVGMNGMVHDEGELAVVRAAQHLNIPYIQSTVSTYALEEVAEAAPTATKWFQLYWSTNEAIAYSMAARAEAAGFEAIVLTIDTVMLGWREEDVRNQFSPLKLGYAKGNYMNDPVFTASLPDDSFESYVQGVLQNVFHPTLNWEHVRELKRRTNLPILLKGILHAEDARLAIDNGIDGIIVSNHGGRQLDGVIGSLDALPAIVETVNGQIPIILDSGVYRGMDALKALALGADAVAIGRPFVYGLALNGQQGVEKVMTNLYDELKVSIALAGVTSVKGLRNITLVKIDGTEDK
- a CDS encoding enoyl-CoA hydratase/isomerase family protein, coding for MTTEIYVEKNGYIATLVLNRPDKRNSLSRAMFKAIVDQLEQLRTDPSIKLLIVRGINEVAFSSGADISEFLDIRYAADNAKAYNDIALKAIDALYKFPHPTIAMIQGLAIGGGLELANACDFRLATPNSKLGITAANIGIVYNLESTKRLINIVGVAKAKEILYTANIFTAEEGKSIGLITALHEPEDIENATLHFAEHLLSKSSVANAGIKKIIQAIVDGENEENEELAQTVLNSFSSDDYNEGIQAFLHKRKPIFNK
- a CDS encoding methionine ABC transporter permease, with protein sequence MSSIQSFFSDWSDVIGKSIIETFQMVGISLLFSILIGIPLGLLIVLTRPGQSFENKIIYQLFNLIINIIRSVPFIILLFFILPFTKLIVGTTIGVKGVIVPLVVYTAPYIARLMESALLEVDSGVVEAYTAMGIKRRHIIWHVLLREARPSIILGLTIATIGLIGATAMAGMVGAGGLGDLAYRYGHLRYEVDVMYATVFILIILVQSIQSIGNRFAAKLKKD
- a CDS encoding methionine ABC transporter ATP-binding protein — its product is MIQLQNISKEFKTKKGIIKAVDGINLHVKKGQIHGVIGYSGAGKSTLIRCVNLLERPTSGKVLIDNVDITALSLNELRQTRQKIGMIFQHFNLLKTATVYNNIAVPLKLLGYNDKEVKNRVAKYAEIVGLTEKLDSYPNQLSGGQKQRVAIARALAQEPEILLSDEATSALDPETTEAILELLLKINRELGITILLITHEMNVIQKICDEVSVLESGKVVEFGTAIELFAKPKHLTTRKFLNTISQRNLSPSLIEQLNVSGSVIRLTFLGDSTGKPLLAEVTKVYDVQPNILTANIIELKNGIVGNIVVHLHGETHIVQKALTYFTENGVAVEELGGEFNE
- a CDS encoding MetQ/NlpA family ABC transporter substrate-binding protein, which codes for MKKKNKFLVGLASLTLVAALAGCGSKEDSKGQAEAIDENKIVVGVTSGPHEQIAEVAAKVAKEKGLEVELKSFSDYVLPNTSLAEGDLDANSYQHEPFLDTFNKDHDTDLVPVGKTILNPMGIYSEKYKSFDDIPDGATFGLPNDPTNGARALFVLQEAGYIKLKDGADLTASIRDVEENKKNLQFIELEAAQIPKQLSEVDVAAINTNFALEAGINPKEDSILLESTDSPYVNYIVVRAENENDPTIKKFVEAYQSEEVRQFIEEEFKGSVIPSW
- a CDS encoding PPC domain-containing DNA-binding protein; the protein is MSVRVNYGIGSFGKVISARILMGTDIMEGIEALCEENHIESATIVSCIGSFQKSSFVYLVPDETSHIKVRFSEVIEKEGPLEFIQGSGVVCKRDGGYETHFHGSMSDQWGVVSGGHFLKGRNPVITADIVLAEIQGVQHIRRLDEETGHIQFYPLEQGLELPRKIEK